The genome window TTTCCGGGAATGTCCTTGACTACTTTAAAAACGACCAGTACATTCATTTGACCGATTCGGGGAAGATCGACTTCTTAGATAAAAAAACGGACGCAATAACAAGCACGATCACCGCCGTAGAATTCGAACGGTTTATGGATAAGAATGAAACCGTAATCCGAGGAAACGTTCTTATAGAAGGAAAGGATTCTTCCGCAACGGGAGAATACGCCACGTATTTTGAAAAAGAGGAAAAAGTGTATCTTGAGGGAAATCCGATGTTGCGAAAAAACGGCAGAGACATACATGCAGGAAGAATCATATTCTTTCCGAGAGAAGGTCGCGCGCTTTTGACGGACGGAATCGTTCCCGGAAAGTAAGCTAAGAATATGAGCAAAACCTTCCGAATGGATAATCTGGTCAAGGTCTACAACAAAAGAAAGGTTGTGGACGGGGCCAGCTTTAATATCAAAAAAGGGGAAGTCGTAGGACTCTTAGGCCCGAACGGAGCCGGAAAGACGACTTCTTTTTATATGTCCGTGGGATTCGTAAGACCGGATTCGGGCAAAGTTTACATCGACGGACAAGACGTAACCGATTCTCCGATGCATATCCGAGCGAGACTCGGAGTGGGTTATCTCGCGCAAGAAGCGTCCATCTTCCGTAAATTAACCGTCGCCGAAAATCTGGAAGCGATTCTGGAAACGATGAATCTTTCCAGAGAAGAGATCATCCAGCGAAGGGATGCGCTTCTGATCGAATTGCAGATCATGCGTGTCGCCAATCAAAAGGGTTATACTCTTTCGGGAGGAGAAAGAAGACGCTGCGAGATCGCAAGGGCGCTCGTAACCAATCCCGACTTTATCCTGTTAGACGAACCGTTTGCGGGCGTCGACCCGATCGCGGTCAAAGACATTCAAACCGTGATTCAATCCCTAAAGGATCGAGGGCTCGGAATTTTGATCACGGACCACAACGTGCGTGAAACGTTGAAGATCACGGACCGCGCCTATATCATGTACAGCGGAAGAATTTTGATTTCCGGTTCCACACACGATCTTGTCAACGATCCCGAAACGAGAAGAATCTATCTGGGCGAGGATTTTACGCTGTGAATCTCAGTCACTCACTGGTTCAAAAACAAACCCAGAAACTGGTGATGACGCAGGACTTACGACAGTCCATCGAACTCTTGCCCTTATCGACTTTGGAGCTTTCGGATCGGATCAGTTCGGAGCTTGTGGAAAATCCCATGCTCGAGGAAGAATACGCTTCCGAAAGAAACAGAACCCCCGATCTCTACAGCCGGGACGATCTTCGTAGAAAAGAAAAGAACGACTTTATCAAAAATTCGGACGTGTCTTGGCAGGATAATTTTTCCTTGGACAAAGCGGGCAGCGCAGGTTCGGACGCATCGGATCGAAATCAGAAATACATCGAGTCTTCTCCCGAAAAAAGTTCTTTGTCGGAGCATTTGCTTTGGCAGCTCCGGCTTTCCAATTTAAAGCCCGATGAAATTTCCATCGGAGAAATTCTGATCTCGATGCTCGACGATCACGGTTTTATCACGATTCCGATTCCCGATCTTTGTGCGGAAATGAAGTTGAACGAAAAAAAGGTCCGTAAGGTTCTCGATCAAATACAGAGACTCGATCCGATCGGAATCGGAGCCCGGGATGTTCAAGAAACTCTCTTGATCCAAGCAAAAATCCTTAAACCCGAGGATGAAAAACTTCATACACTGATCCGCGACCATATCAAGGATTTGGAGAAGCTCGATTACAAATCGATTTCCAAAAAGATGGAACTGTCCCTCGAAGCAGTGGAGGCTCTCGCGGCCGAAATCAAAAAGCTCGAACCGTATCCCGCCACGCTTTACACTCCGAATAAACCGGACTATGTGATCCCCGACGTGATCGTGCGCGAAGTGGAGGGGGAATTCGACATCTACATCAACGATGAATGGATTCCCCGGCTCAAAATCAATAAAGAATATAAGAATATTCTAAAAAACGCAAAGGAAGCCGACAAGGAATACATCAACACAAAACTCAGTTCCGCGGAATGGCTGATCCGATCGGTCAATCAAAGAAGACAAACCTTATTCAAGGTGACTTCCGCCATCATCGAAATGCAGACTCCTTTTTTTCAAAAGGGAATCCAATTCATTAAACCTCTGACCCTTAAAGACATCGCCGAAAAACTGGAGATGCACGAGTCCACGGTTTCAAGAATCACGTCCAACAAATACATACAGACTTCCCGGGGAATTCTCGAGTTAAAATGGTTTTTCTCTTCGGGAGTTCGTTCTGCGGAAGGAGGAATCGAATCCTCCAAAAAAATCCACGACCTCATCCGCAATCTCGTTCGGGAAGAACAATCCGACAATCCTTTGTCCGATCAGGAAATCGTGGAGGCGATTCAGAAACAGGGAATCGAAATCGCGCGCAGAACCGTCGCGAAATACAGAAAGATCTTGAAGATTCTCCCGTCTAGTCAGAGAAAAAAAGTGAAATCATTGGAGTCCAGATAACCATGTCGATGCCCGGAATCAACGTTTCGAATATTCTCAACGAACACGAAGAGTTGGGTCTGCGTATGCTCGCGGGTGAAAAAGGGCTCACAAACCGGATCAACATGTCCGAGATCAATCGTCCCGGACTTTCTCTCACGGGATTTTACGAAAGTTTCGCACACGACCGGATTCAGATTTTCGGTAAAGGAGAATGGGCTTACATCACTTCCAGAACTCCCGAAGATCTAAAAAAGATCGCAGCGGATTTTTTCAGCTTCCATCTCAACTGCATCATCTTCACGCACGGAAACATGCCTCCTCCGATTTTTGTGGAGAACTGCGAACAACTAGGTATTCCCTTGATGATCTCGGACGTTTCCACGCATAAATTCATCACTTTGATTTCGGGAATTCTAGATCGAAGCCTCGCACCGAGAACGATGCGGCACGGAGTTTTGATCGAAGTATTCGGGATCGGAATTCTTCTTTCGGGAAAGAGCGGGGTGGGAAAAAGCGAAACCGCTCTCGAACTCATCGAAAGGGGGCATCGTCTCGTCGCGGACGACATGGTGGAAATCCGGAGACTTTCTGAAAGTTATCTGATCGGAACTTGTTCGGATTTATTAAGGCACCACATGGAAATCCGTGGATTAGGAATTTTGAATATTAAGGATATATTCGGAATCGGATCGGTGCGCGACCACAAACTCATAGAACTCATCATTCATCTGGAAGAATGGACCGAAGACAAGGATTTCGACCGAACGGGACTCGAAAACCCCACCGAAGAACTGTTAGGCGTTCAAATTCCTCTGATCAAGGTTCCGGTTCGTCCCGGAAGAAATATTCCGATCATCGTGGAAACGGCCGCGATGAATCAGCGTTTGCGCAAACTCGGCAAAAACGCGGCGCAGGAATTCAATCAAAAATTGAGTCAGTATTTACAGCAGGGCAAAGTTGAAAGAAATTCTCCTCAAAATCAATGAAAACGGAACGGGAATGCACGCAAGACCTGCGTCCGTATTCGTCAACTGCGCGTCCAAATTTCCCTGTGAAATCACGGTCGTAAAGGACGACGTGGAAGTAAACGGGAAGAGCATCATGGGACTCATGATGCTTGCGCTCGCACCCGGTAACGAATTCAAGATTCAAGTCAAGGGCGAAAAGGAAGACGAAGCCTTGGAGGCTCTGAGCAATATCGTAAACAACGATTTCGTTTAACAAAAACCGAGACCTCATGAACGACGAAACCAGATACTATCTAAGGGATCTTCTGATCTTAGGTTTGATCATCCTGCTTTCCGTTGTCCTCGCGGAATTGATCCAATTTTCCGGCAAGGATTCGTTTCCGGAAGATATCGGATTTCTGGATCGAATCGTCGTTTATATCTTTTATTTCATTCCTCTTTTTTCTCTTTCCCTTCTGATCTCCTATTTTTACAGAAACAAAAGAAATCTGGAAACGGGCAGACTCAAAAGTTCGATCCGATATCGTCTAACGTTGTCGTTTATCTTCGTCGCGCTTCTTCCTTCGGTTCCGATTCTCTTTCTTTCCTCGAACATCACCGGAAAACTCTACGAACGATTTTACGGGATCGACGTGGAAGAGGCGCTTTCATCCGGGGAAATGCTGATTCTAAACGAAGAAAAGCCGAAAAAGAAACTTCTCGTGGAAAAGACGCGCCTGTTGGAAAGTTTTTTACGAATGCAACCTTTGAGTCTCGAGGCGTTGATCGGAGCCGCTTCAAAATTGAATCTGATCCAGAGCGACGAATTCTATGTGGGAATTTACGAAAATGAAAAATCCGTTTTGGAAAACCGCGGATTAAAATATAGGCCGATCGATAAGAATTTCAAGATATTCTCTAAAGCTTCGGAATGGACCGAATTCTTAAGTTATCGTCCCGATTATTGTATGTATTTTATCCGAGTTCCGTTTCCGATCGGCAATTACGTTCTTCAAACCGGGATCCGAATCCACAAAGGAGAAGAGAAAATCGTATATTCTTTGATTTCTACGAGGAGGAATTACGATCGCGCGGACTTGGCAAAGGAAAAACTTCCGTATCGAATTCGCTTAACGTTCAGCATCATCACCGTTTCGATTTTTCTATTGGCGATTTACTTCTCTCTTTTGTTTGCGAGAAAGATCTCCAGACCGATCATCGAACTCGCCAACGCTACGCAAAAAATTTCTATGGGTGAAACCGATATCAACCTTGAAATCCGCGAAGCGGGAGAAATCGGAGCGCTTATCGATTCTTTCAATCAGATGGTTCAGGATCTGAAATCGAAAGACGCGGAACTCATGCGCAGTCAAAGAATCGCCGCCTGGAAGGAAGTGGCGCAGAGAATGGCGCACGAAATCAAAAATCCGTTAACACCGATCCAACTCTCTGCGGAGCGAATCCGCAGAAAAATGAAAACGGAAAATATAGAACAGTTTCATGAAATCGTAGCGACGGGAACGGACACGATCATCAAACAGGTGCGCGTTCTAGAACACCTCGTGAACGAATTCTCCGATTTTGCGCGCATGCCCGCGCCGAAACTCATCAATCAAAACTTGGAACCCATTCTTCTGGAAGCCGTAAAGTTATTCGAACACACGCCGAAACTCAAAATCACCACGAACATCGCGAAAGGATTTCCGCAGTTATTTCTGGATCAGAAAATCATACTTCGCGTTTTTACGAACCTCGTAAAAAATTCCGTGGAAGCGATCGAAAGAAAACGCGAAAAAGAGGGAACTCCCGATTACGAAGGTTCGATTTTAATCTCGGCGACATTGACAAGAAAGATTATGCGAAGAGTAGCGATCATTTCGATCGAAGACAACGGAATCGGAATCTCTCCCGAACTGCAGCAGAAAGTGTTCGAACCGTATTATTCGACGAAAAACAGCAACACCTCCGGAATCGGTCTCGCGATCGTGCAGAAAAGTGTGATTGACCACAACGGGCACATCTCTGTAGATTCTTCCCGTATGGGCGGTTGCCGTTTTCAAATCGAACTTCCCGTATCCTAAACCGTTCCATGAAAATTTTTATCGCAGACGACGAACCTGAAATCCGAAAATCACTGAAAGAAATTTTAGAGGACGAGGATTTCGAAGTGGAAACGTTTTCCACGGGCAAAACTCTCCTCAAACAACTCAAAAGCGAACGACCTTCTTTGATTTTGCTCGACGTTTGGCTCGGCAGAGAAGACGGAATCGTCGTTCTGGACGAATGCAAAAAACTATATCCTACGCTTCCCGTTTTGATGATTTCAGGACACGGAACGATCGAGATCGCGGTCGCAGCGACTAAAAAAGGTGCGGTCGACTTTTTGGAAAAACCTCTTTCCATCGAAAAGGTTTTGCAGGCGATAGAGAACGTCATCAAACCGGAGGAGAAATTCTCCGCATCCGATATTAAATTAGAATATGATGAAATACTAGGAAACTCTCCCGCGATTCAAAAAGTGAAATTCGCGATCGCGCAAGCCGCGGCGACGAACGCGCGCGTATTCATCTACGGCGAGAACGGAACCGGAAAGGAACTCGTAGCGAAAACAATATTCAAAAATTCTAAAAGAGCCGATCAACCTTTCGTCGAAATGAACTGCGCGGCGATTCCGGAGGAACTCATCGAATCGGAGTTATTCGGATTCACCAAAGGGGCGTTTACCGGAGCCACCGATTCCAGAATCGGAAAGTTCGAGGCGGCAAACGGAGGAACCTTATTTTTAGATGAGATTTGCGACATGTCCTTGTCGACGCAGGCTAAGGTGCTTCGCATCCTCCAAGAGCAACGATTCGAAAAACTCGGAAGTACCGAAACGATCACGGTGGACGTTCGCATCATCGCCGCGACCAACATCCCCGTGGAAGAAGCGATCCGAGACGGAAAATTTCGCGAAGACCTTTACTATCGTTTGAACGTGATTCCGATCACGATTCCCCCATTGCGTGAACGAACCTCGGACATTCCTTTATTAGTAGATTATTATATAGCAAAAACCCTGGAAGAGAACAACCTTCCGCCGAAAAAGATCGAATCCGAAGCCGTTTCCATTCTACAAAACCACTTTTGGCCGGGAAACATCCGAGAACTAAAGAACATCATGGAACGTCTTTGTATCATGACCGTGGGCGCGACGATAACCGCGAACGACGCGAGAGACGCCTTGAAAGGATTCAAAACCGCAAACGAAATGGTGGAACTCGGAGACTTCCGAAAGGCGAAAGAGGAATTCGAAAGACAGTATATTATAAAAACATTACAGACAAACGAAGGCAACGTAACCCGGACCTCCCGCGTCCTGGGAATCGAACGTTCTCATCTTTACAGAAAGATGAAGTCGCTTAACATTTCCTCGGATCAATATACGGATGGATAAGGAAATACTCACAGGTCTGGGAAGAATCCTGGGCGATCTCCGTTTTTTGATCCAAAAAAGACAGGTTCCGATCCTGCAATTGGGCGGAGAAAAACCGCCCGAAACCACGGAACTCGTATGGAAAGAAGACTGGAGCCCTTCCGGACAAACGTCTCAGTCGCACGACCTGGAATTGGAAGCGGAAGGCATCCAAGTCCGCAGACCCGCCAAGGCCGCGGAACGAAACTTCGTCTGCAAACTCTGTGCGGATCGAATCAGCGCGGTTCGAAACTTTCTCATCAAGGGAAGAAAACCCGTATTAGTACTTCATTATACCGGGGAGATCGCACCCGGCCGTCCTTCGTTTTCCAAAACTTCTCCCGATCAGATTTTTAGAACGAAGGAGGCGGAGGATCTTTTCGGAAGAATGATCCAAAAACAATTCGGCTTCAATCATCGGGAATTTTATTACCAGGAATATCCCGCTTGCATCTTCGCTCATTCCAAATCGAACGCGCAGGATTGGAAGCGCAGAACCGAAACGTGTGAGGCTCAGGTTAAGGAAACGATCGATTCCGAAAAGATCAAAGGAATCATTCTTTTGGGAACGAGTGCGATCGCGGTTTACGGAAAAGAAAAGGCGCTTGAGATGATGGGAAGAACGTTAGACTTTCTTCCCGGCATTCCCATGATCGTATTACGATCTCCCGAAGCGATCGTAGCGATCGAAACCAAACGCAAACATTTCAAAGGTGATAAAGAATCCTTCGAATTCGAGACGATCAAAAAAGAGGAGATCTCGATCAAGGAAAGTATTCTTACCCAACTCGCCCTGTTCCAAAACAAACTCAAGGACGTCCTTTGATTCACTACGCCGAAGTTGCTTTCGATCTTCCGGTGGAAGAAGACACGTTCACATACGAGGTTCCGCCGAACACGCGGATCGGCGTCCGCGTTTTAGCGAAACTCAGAAATCGGGAAGAAGAGGGGATCGTAGTCTCCGTTCATCAGAACGAACCGAAATACAAGGTTCTTCCGGTGGATAAGATCATCGATAAAACGCCGATCGTTCTTCAGGAACAGATCGATCTCGCGTATTGGATGAAGGATCAATACATCGCCTCTCTCGGAGAATGTATCTATAAGATGATTCCTGCGGGAAGAAGGCAGGTCAAACTCGAGGCATTTCCGTCGGACGCGGAAGGAAAACCGGTAACGTTAAACGAAGAGCAGAATGTCGCTTATCAAAATATTCTTTCCACCTTCGGACAAACCGCGGTTCATCTTTTGTTCGGGATCACCGGCTCGGGCAAAACGGAAGTTTATATCCATCTCATTCGGAAGGCGCTGGAAACTCCGAACCGCTCCGTGATTCTTCTCGTACCCGAAATCAGTTTGACCTTTCATATCATCCGCAAACTGGAACTTATCTTTCCGGGACAACTCGCGGTGCTTCATTCGGCGCTGAAGGTTTCCGAAAAATTCAAGGCATACAACGAACTCTTGAGCGGTAAAAAAAGGATCGCGGTCGGAACGAGAAGCGCGATCTTCGCTCCGGTTTCGAATCTCGGCCTCGTAATCATCGACGAAGATCATGATTCTTCCTTTAAGGAACATTCGAGCCCGAGATACCACGCGCGTCAGGTCGCGATGCAGCGTTGCAAAACAAACAACGCCGTTCTCGTCATGGGAACCGCCACGCCTTCTTTGGAAATTTATCACCTCGCCAAAGAAGGAAAGATTCATCTTCACACTTTGACCAAACGACCCGAAGGGGTTCTGCCCCCGACCGTCCGCATCGTGGAGAATCAAAAGGAATCGAACGTTCTCAGTTCGGAACTTTCCTTTGCGATCAAACAGCGATTGGATAAAAAAGAACAGGTCATTCTTCTTTTGAATCGAAGAGGATACAGCCCTTTGATTTTTTCACCGGCGACTTCCTCGTATGTTCCTTGTCCGAACTGCACGACCAATCTTTGTTATCACAAAAAAGGAACGGCGATCTGTCATCTCTGCGGTCATACCGAAACCTTGGATTCTTTGGAAAAAAGAATGGGGGAAAGTCTGACCCTCAAGGGAACCGGAACGCAGAAGCTGGAGGAGAATCTTCTCGAAGCGTTTCCGAATACGAGAGTGGAACGACTCGATCAGGATTCGATCCAGGACCGAAGTTTGTTAAACGAAGTCATATCCCGTCTTCTGGGGGGAGAAATCGACATTCTCACCGGAACGCAGATGATCGCAAAGGGACTTGACGCGTCTCAGGTTACGTTAGTCGGCGTTTTGAACGCGGGAATCGGACTCGGACTTCCGGACTTTCGAGCCAACGAACGAGTCTTTTCCCTTTTGACCCAGGTCGCAGGAAGGGCAGGCCGTTCGAAGCTAAAGGGAGAAGTGTTGATCGAAACCAACGCTCCCGATCATCCCGTGATTCAAATGGCGACGAGTCAAAACTACATTCAATTTTATGAATCCGAAATCCCCGTTCGGAAGGATCTTTTTTATCCCCCGTTTTCAAGACTTGTTCGAATCGTTTCCCGTTCCAAGGACGAACAGGTTTCGCTCGATACCATCGAACTCGTATTCGGCGTTTTGAAAAAATACTTTCCTTCCAAGGATACGGTTTTGCTTGGACCCGCTCCTTGTCCGTTTTATAGAATCGATTCCAACTTCCGCAATCATATCATTCTCAAAACGTCTTCTCTTACGGCTTGGAGAGAAATTTTTAAAAAAGAGATTCGTCCTTTGAAACTTTCCAAAAAAGTGTATTTGGAAATCGACTTCGATCCTCTGGATTTGGTGTAAAAAAGTTTTAGGACACGCGTTACTATGAAAATCGGTTATTTTGGAACCCCGGAACATTCCGCAAAACTTTTACAAGCGCTCCTCGATTCTAAACTTGCGGAAGTTTTGTTCGTCGTTACGAACCCGGATCGAGCCAAGGGTCGGAGCAGAACTCCCGAACCCGGCCCCGTCAAAAAAATCGCGCTCGAACACAATCTTCCCGTGTTTCAATACGAATCGATCAAGAAGGAAAAAGAAAAAGCTCTCTCCGATTTCGGTTCCTTTCCGGCCGATCTTTATGTGATCTTCGCATACGGTTCCATTCTTCCCGGAGAAGTATTCGATCATCCTCCGCTTCGCTCGATCAACTTACACGGCTCCTTGCTTCCGGATCTGCGCGGCGCTTCTCCCGTGCAAACGGCTCTTTGGAAAGGATATACGAAATCGGGAATCACGATCCAATACATAGGCGAGAAGATGGACGAGGGAGATATCCTTCTGAGTAAAGAAGTGGAAATTACTCCCGAAGACGATACGGGAACTTTGATGGACAAAATTACGAATGCGGGAATCGAATCGATTCTTCGGCTCTTGCAGAGGTTCGACGGGAAACCGTTTTCGGCGACTCCACAAGATCACTCCCGAGCGACGTATTGCGGAAAGATCAAACCGGAGGATCGGATTTTAGATTGGACCCTCGGAGCGGACGAACTTCACAACCGAATCCGCGCCTTGTATCCGGATGCTGTGGGAACTACCACATTCCGGGACAAACGACTTAACATCCTGAAAACAAGACATTCTTCCCTTCCTCCCGAATCGAATCCAGGGCCCGGTAAATTGAAACGGTTGGACAAAAAAGGCCTTCTTACGCAGTGTGGTGATGGTAGATTTCTGGAAATTCTGGAATTGCAACCGGAAAATAAAAACAGGATGTCTGCATCCGATTTTCTCAACGGTTTCAGAATCCAAGAAGGGGAAATATTCGGGTGAATCAGGAACAAATCAAAGAAAAGTATCTTCCGATCGGAGGTTACATCTTATTCTTAGCGGCCGGTCTTCTTTTATTTTTCAGTGCGGCCTTCTTAGTCGTATTCGTAAGAACCAAAAGTACGGCAAAGGTGATCGTTCCCGATCTCGTCGGAAAATCCTATCCCGAAGTTCACAACGAACTCAATCGTCTTCAATTGAAAGTGCGTCTGGAAAACAAACGTTACCCGGACAAAACAGACGGAATCATTTTGTATCAATCCATTCGTCCCGGAAGAGAAATCGAAGCGGGAAGTAAAATCGTTCTGACAGTAAATACGGGACTCGACCGCTTGATCGTTCCGGATGTAAGAGGGCAGTCCATCGATTCCGCAAAAGCCAACCTCCAAAAAGTTCTCTCCGGAGAAACTTACGTGGAACTGCAGATCGGCGGAATCACTTACATCGAACCGCAAGCGGACCAACTGCCGAACACCGTCATCGATCAAATTCCGGAGCCCGGCAAAAACACATCCGCAAGAGAAAAAGTATTCTTACTCGTGACCAAGGCTCCGAGCAAAACCAAGGAAGAATTCTCACCGACTTCTTTTCAAGGAGCTTCTTTTCCCTTAGTTCAAAAAAGCCTAACTCGTTCCGGAATCAAAAGTAGAGTGGAGGAAATCGTGAACACGAGAGTTCGCTCCGAAAACGGACTTGTTTCCTCCGCGAGATTAGAAGGAGACGAGGTTCGTTTTAAAGTATATTACTTCGAACCGGAACTCGCCGTGGAAAGCGGTTACGAACTTTTTTCCTATGAAGTCGGAGACGATGGAAATTACAAAGCGGTTCTGAAAAACGAAAATCGGGAAGAAGCGGACGTATTGACGCTTCCCGTCGCTCTGAAAGACGGAGAAAAATTCCAAACCGTATTCTACCGCAAAGGCACCGCCAAACTTACGCTGTTAGACGCATCCGATTCCAAAGTAAAATCCAAATCCTACGAGAACGAACTTTGAAAATTTCCGCATCCATCTTAGCCACAAAACTTACCGAACTCGGAAAAACCGTTCCTGATTACGATCCGACCGCCATCGATCTGATGCATATGGACGTCATGGACGGAAACTTCGTTCCGCAGATCAGCTTTGGAGAAGCCCTCAGCAAAGAAGTCAAAGCGCTCACATCGATTCCCTTGGACGTGCATCTCATGGTTTCCAAACCGGAGAATCACGTCTCCAAATACTACGAACTGAATCCGTATTGTATCACCTTTCATATCGAAACGACGGACTTTCCCGTTCGTCTCGCGCAGGAAATCAAAAGCCACGGAACCAAGGTGGGAGTTTCCTTAAACCCGGGAACACCGGTTTCCCACTTAGAAAACGTTCTGCCTTATATCGATTTAATTCTTCTGATGACCGTAGAACCCGGATTTTACGGACAAAAGTTCATCGCAAACGGAATGGAAAAAATCCGCAAAGCGAAAGAACTCATCGGCTCCAGACCGATCGAACTCGAAGTGGACGGCGGAGTCAATGACACGAACATTCAAGAGTTAAAGAAGAACGGAGTGGATATCGTTGTAGTCGGCGCCGGACTTTATAAAACGGGCAATCCCGTAGACAACGCGAGAAATCTCAAATCTATCGCGAAATAAACAACTTTGTCGTTTCCTGACGGATCATTCCTTGACAGGGGGACATATTGTCCAATATTGGTAAAAATCATGCATTCTTTTTTCGGACGTTTTCGATCCGAAACGGTAGAATGGGTTAAAAGGAAAACATCCCTTGGTAAAGCTTAGATTACAAAGAACTGGAACCAAACACGATCCTCATTATAGAATTGTTGCCGCTGACAGCAGAGCGCCTAGAGACGGAAAATTCGTTGATATCGTGGGTCATTACCATCCAGCGCAAATCAAAGAACAGACTACCTTCAACAAAGAGAAAATTCTTACCTGGCTGAAAAACGGGGCTCAACCGACCGGAACCGTTCTGAACCTGTTTAAAAATGCAGGAATCTGGGCAGAATACAAAACCGCTCTGAAGAAGTAATGGAAGAATTACTGAAGTACATTGTTGCTTCTCTCGTTGAATTTCCCGATGAAATCGTGATTCGGGAAATCGAAGGGGAAGAGCAAAACATCATCGAACTCAGAGTTTCCCCCAAAGACGTGGGAAAGGTCATCGGCAAGAACGGTCGTATCGCAAAATCCCTGCGCGCGATTCTTACTGCGGCTTCCGTAAAAGCAGGAAAAAACTTCTCCTTAGAAATCATTGACT of Leptospira sanjuanensis contains these proteins:
- the priA gene encoding replication restart helicase PriA; translation: MIHYAEVAFDLPVEEDTFTYEVPPNTRIGVRVLAKLRNREEEGIVVSVHQNEPKYKVLPVDKIIDKTPIVLQEQIDLAYWMKDQYIASLGECIYKMIPAGRRQVKLEAFPSDAEGKPVTLNEEQNVAYQNILSTFGQTAVHLLFGITGSGKTEVYIHLIRKALETPNRSVILLVPEISLTFHIIRKLELIFPGQLAVLHSALKVSEKFKAYNELLSGKKRIAVGTRSAIFAPVSNLGLVIIDEDHDSSFKEHSSPRYHARQVAMQRCKTNNAVLVMGTATPSLEIYHLAKEGKIHLHTLTKRPEGVLPPTVRIVENQKESNVLSSELSFAIKQRLDKKEQVILLLNRRGYSPLIFSPATSSYVPCPNCTTNLCYHKKGTAICHLCGHTETLDSLEKRMGESLTLKGTGTQKLEENLLEAFPNTRVERLDQDSIQDRSLLNEVISRLLGGEIDILTGTQMIAKGLDASQVTLVGVLNAGIGLGLPDFRANERVFSLLTQVAGRAGRSKLKGEVLIETNAPDHPVIQMATSQNYIQFYESEIPVRKDLFYPPFSRLVRIVSRSKDEQVSLDTIELVFGVLKKYFPSKDTVLLGPAPCPFYRIDSNFRNHIILKTSSLTAWREIFKKEIRPLKLSKKVYLEIDFDPLDLV
- the fmt gene encoding methionyl-tRNA formyltransferase, which gives rise to MKIGYFGTPEHSAKLLQALLDSKLAEVLFVVTNPDRAKGRSRTPEPGPVKKIALEHNLPVFQYESIKKEKEKALSDFGSFPADLYVIFAYGSILPGEVFDHPPLRSINLHGSLLPDLRGASPVQTALWKGYTKSGITIQYIGEKMDEGDILLSKEVEITPEDDTGTLMDKITNAGIESILRLLQRFDGKPFSATPQDHSRATYCGKIKPEDRILDWTLGADELHNRIRALYPDAVGTTTFRDKRLNILKTRHSSLPPESNPGPGKLKRLDKKGLLTQCGDGRFLEILELQPENKNRMSASDFLNGFRIQEGEIFG
- a CDS encoding PASTA domain-containing protein; the encoded protein is MNQEQIKEKYLPIGGYILFLAAGLLLFFSAAFLVVFVRTKSTAKVIVPDLVGKSYPEVHNELNRLQLKVRLENKRYPDKTDGIILYQSIRPGREIEAGSKIVLTVNTGLDRLIVPDVRGQSIDSAKANLQKVLSGETYVELQIGGITYIEPQADQLPNTVIDQIPEPGKNTSAREKVFLLVTKAPSKTKEEFSPTSFQGASFPLVQKSLTRSGIKSRVEEIVNTRVRSENGLVSSARLEGDEVRFKVYYFEPELAVESGYELFSYEVGDDGNYKAVLKNENREEADVLTLPVALKDGEKFQTVFYRKGTAKLTLLDASDSKVKSKSYENEL
- the rpe gene encoding ribulose-phosphate 3-epimerase; the encoded protein is MKISASILATKLTELGKTVPDYDPTAIDLMHMDVMDGNFVPQISFGEALSKEVKALTSIPLDVHLMVSKPENHVSKYYELNPYCITFHIETTDFPVRLAQEIKSHGTKVGVSLNPGTPVSHLENVLPYIDLILLMTVEPGFYGQKFIANGMEKIRKAKELIGSRPIELEVDGGVNDTNIQELKKNGVDIVVVGAGLYKTGNPVDNARNLKSIAK
- the rpsP gene encoding 30S ribosomal protein S16, translated to MVKLRLQRTGTKHDPHYRIVAADSRAPRDGKFVDIVGHYHPAQIKEQTTFNKEKILTWLKNGAQPTGTVLNLFKNAGIWAEYKTALKK
- a CDS encoding KH domain-containing protein, yielding MEELLKYIVASLVEFPDEIVIREIEGEEQNIIELRVSPKDVGKVIGKNGRIAKSLRAILTAASVKAGKNFSLEIID